The Watersipora subatra chromosome 1, tzWatSuba1.1, whole genome shotgun sequence genome has a window encoding:
- the LOC137387969 gene encoding uncharacterized protein has translation MCSKLHSYAASYTYAASYTYAASNTYAESYTYTVSYMYTASYTYAASYTYAASYTYAASYTYAVSYTYAASYTYAATYTYAVSYMYAASYTYAASYTYAASYTNAASYTYAVSYPYFASYTYAASYTYTASYTYAVTYTYAASYTYAASYTYAASYTYDESYTYFASYTCAASYTCTASYTYAATYTYAASYTYAASYTYTVSYTYAASYTYAASYTYAESYTYTASYTNAVSYTDAVSYTYAMSYMYPASYMYPASYLINNERIAGQRQA, from the coding sequence ATGTGCAGCAAACTACACAGCTACGCTGCGAGCTACACCTATGCTGCGAGCTATACGTATGCTGCGAGCAACACGTATGCTGAGAGCTACACATACACTGTGAGCTACATGTACACTGCGAGCTACACATATGCTGCGAGCTACACGTACGCTGCGAGCTACACGTACGCTGCGAGCTACACGTACGCTGTGAGCTACACGTACGCTGCGAGCTACACGTACGCTGCGACCTACACGTATGCTGTGAGCTACATGTACGCTGCGAGCTACACGTATGCTGCGAGCTACACGTATGCTGCGAGCTACACGAATGCTGCAAGCTACACGTATGCTGTGAGCTACCCGTATTTTGCAAGCTACACATATGCTGCGAGTTACACGTACACTGCAAGCTACACATACGCTGTGACCTACACGTATGCTGCGAGCTACACGTATGCTGCAAGCTACACATATGCTGCAAGCTACACGTATGATGAGAGCTACACGTATTTTGCAAGCTACACGTGTGCTGCGAGCTACACGTGCACTGCGAGCTACACATACGCTGCGACCTACACGTATGCTGCGAGCTACACGTACGCTGCGAGCTACACGTACACTGTGAGCTACACGTATGCTGCAAGCTACACGTATGCTGCGAGCTACACGTATGCTGAGAGCTACACGTACACTGCGAGCTACACGAATGCTGTGAGCTACACTGATGCTGTGAGCTACACGTACGCTATGAGCTACATGTACCCTGCTAGCTACATGTACCCTGCTAGCTATCTGATTAATAATGAAAGAATTGCAGGGCAACGCCAGGCTTAA